GGTGATGGACCACATGCCACCGATGGTCGAGTAAACAAGCACAATTGCACCGCCGACGGCGATCGCCATCCAGCGCGGCCAATCGAAGAGGACGACAAAGATGGTGGCATAGGCGCCGGTGGACGTGGCGCAGAGCATGAGGGTGTACGCCAGCATCACGATGCCGGAGGTCTGCGTGGCCTTGCTGCCGTAGCGAAGGCTCAGCATTTGGGAGACCGTGTAGATCTTCAGGCGCTGGATGGTGCCAGCGAAGAGCAGGCTCAGGAGGAGGACGCCGGCGCCGATTGCGACGACCAGCCACATCCCCGAAATGCCGAATTTGTAACCCAAGCCGACGCCGCCGACGGTGGATGCGCCACCGAGGACAACTGCGGCCATGGTTCCGGTGTAAAGGAAGGGGCCCAGACGGCGGCCGGCCACGAGGAAGTCGCTGTTGTTCTTGGTGCGGGACTTGCCCCACCAACCGAATGCAAGCATGGCAAGCAGGTACACCACCACAATGGCGATGTTTATGAACGATGAGTCCATGAGTGGCTCCTTGGAGCTGGTGCACGGAGGTTGGGGTTTTCGACGATACTCCTGGGAATCGCCGAAGTCTCCGTGCTGATGATGGGAGATTGGGTTCGTGTTGTGTGCCTCACAGACAACACTTGTTGCCTATGAGGATATGTTGTGATCGGAGTAACAGTCAAGGGGCTTTGGTCATCGTTGGGCTGTTTGTGGCTCTCACTGCCCGGGATCCCGCTACTATTGCTGCAATGACAGGGCCCAATGACAGGCCTGAAAGGTTCGTGAATGAAGGCTCTCCCCGTTGAACCAAGCAACGTTCCCGTTGCCATTGGTTCCAGAATCCGCGCAGCCCGTCAGGCGCAGCGCCTCACCATCGAACAAGTGGCGGACGCCACGGGGCTGACCAAGGGCTTCCTCAGCCGTGTCGAGAGAGACCTGACATCGCCGTCGGTCGCTTCCCTCGTAACCCTTTGCCAGGTCTTGTCGGTGTCGGTAGGAGACTTGTTCGCAGCTCCGGAAACGCACCTCACCAGGCGCGACGACGGTCCACGGATTTCCCTGGGTGGCCAGGGCATTGTGGAGCGCTTGCTAACTGCCCGCTCGGAGCGGCGCCTGCAGATCCTTCAGGCCACCATCGAACCGCGGGGCCGTGGAGAGAACGAGCTCTACGCCGTGGACTGCGACGTAGACGTCCTCCACGTGGTCAAGGGACGCATCAAACTCATCCTGACCAACGAGGAGTATGACCTCGAAGAAGGCGACACGCTCTCCTTCCCGGGCAGGGAACCCCATACCTGGGTCAATCCCACGGACGAAACCGTCGAGGTGCTCTGGATTTTGGTGCCGGCAGCGAGCCGCTAGATCTTCCAAGCCCACGAAGCAACGAGGCGCTGTTAGCCCACGTGGACCCAGGGCCGGCGGGTGATGTCCGGCTCAGCTTCACGCAGTACCTCGCGGGTCACCGGCGCGATCTCGCCCTCACCGAAGAATAGGAACTTGCTGAGGTTGGAGATCGGGTTGCCCTCGGTCCAGCGGAAGTAGATGTGCGGCATGAAGCCGGTCACGTCGCGGATGTGAAGCAAGACGGCGGCAAGTGTGTTGGGCACGTTGTTGCTGTGGACTTCCAGGATCTTGAACCCGTGCCGGAGTTTGCCAACCACCTGGAGTTCCTGCTCGAAGTCTGAGCTGTCGTCAACGATGATCTCGATGAACACCGCATCGCAATCCAGTGGCAGGTGGTTGGCCTGTTGCGCGTGCTGGAGCTTCTCGCGGTACCGCCCGGCGCTGAGGTGCTTTGGTTCATGGGCGATGATCCGGACCGGTCCGTCGACGTTGTTCGCGGTGAATTCGAGTGCAGTCTGGTCCATCTTGATATGCGTGGCACGGAGCTCGAAGGCACGCCGGATCCGGGAAATGAAGCTCACCACCATGATGCCCAGAATGAACAGCGCGGCGATCTTCAGGCCGTCCGGACGCTCGATCGAGTTGACCACGGTGGTGTAGATGAAGACCAAGGACACGAGGCCGAAGCCGATGACCTGTGCCCGCTGCTTCTTTCGCCGGGCGGACAGTGTCACGGCGATGGAGGCGGAGGTTATCAAGACGAGTACACCAGTGGCATAGGCGCCACCCTGCGCATTGACGTCGGCTTGGAAAATGATCGTCACGATAAAGGCGATGACTGTGAAGACCAGGACGAGTGGGCGCAGTGCGCGGACCCACGCTGGAGCCATGCCGTAGCGCGGCAGGTACCTGGGGACCAGGTTCAGCAGGCCGGCCATGGCCGAAGCGCCGGCGAACCACAGGATAGCGATGGTACTGACGTCGTACACTGTGCCGAATCCGTCGCCCAGGAACTTGTGGGCGAGGAAAGCCAAGGCGCGCCCATCAGCCTTTTCGCCGGGTTCGAATTCTGCGGCTGGGATCAGCATGACGGTGGTGAAGCTGGATGTGATGAGGAACGAGCTCATGATGATGGCGGCGGTGGTCAGGAGCTTGTGGGCGCCCTTGATCCGGCCGGCCGGGTTGGCCTCAGTGTCGGATGCATGGCCCTTGATCTGTGGCATGACTGCGACGCCGGTCTCGAACCCCGAGAGGCCAAGGGCCAATCGTGGGAATACCAGCAGCGCAAGGGCAATCATCAGGATGGGATCGCCGTGGGATGTGTTCAGCGCCGTCCACCAGTCAGAGATCACCCGGGACTCTGTGAACACGTGGCCTATGGAGACGATGACCACCACAAGGTTCAGGGCCAGAAACGCGGCGACCAGGACGACGGCCACGTTGATGGCTTCTTTGAATCCGCGCAGGAAGACGATGCCTAGTCCTGCAATCAGGGCCAGGGTGATGACAACCTGCTGGCCTTCCAGGAAATGCGGAGCAAAGGGGTTCTCAATGAGGTGCGCAGTCGCGTCGGCGGCGGAGAGGGTGATGGTGATCATGAAGTCCGTGGCCGCAAAGCCGAGGAGTGCCAGGACGAACAACTTGCCTCCCCATCGAGGAAGCAGGCGCTCGAGCATGGCAATGGAACCCTCGCCCCGGGGACTTTCCCTGGCAACGCGACGGTATACAGGCAGTGCACCGGCCAAGGTGACGAAGACCAGGAGCAGCGTGGCCAACGGCGACAGCAAGCCGGCAGCCAGGGCAGCGATTGCAGGCTGGTAGCCCAGAGTCGAGAAGTAGTCCAGGCCCGTCAGGCACATGACCTTCCACCAAGCTTGCGGTTTGTGAGCTTCCGCTGGCTGTCCGTGCGGACCCTGCCGCTTGCCCGAGGTATCCGGCATTCCTTCCAGCAGCCACGATTTGAGGTGGAATGCCTTTTTGAGTCGGTCTGCAGGATCGGCCGGCGGCCTGGTCAGGGTAGTCACGTTGTCCTTTCGGGCAGCAGTGTGCTGCTTAGGCAAGGAGCGTATGGCCACCGTCAGCGGCTCAACCCCGGTTTTTATGGAATCTTTACGCCTCATGTGACCGGCATCTCAGATGAGCTCACCAGCAAAGGGGACTTGTAAACAGGTGATGCTTATTAGGAAACTTTGAGTGTATGATGGGTGTCACAGTTAGTGATTCATCTCGACCTATCCACTAAGGAGTGGCGCATTTTGGAAGAGCTCCGTATTGAAGCCAACGGGAACCTCGGTCCCATCGATTCATCCCGCATCCCGCGCTACGCCGGTGCCGCCACCTACGCCCGCCTGCCCCGCTTGGACCAGGTATCCAAAGCTGACGTCACGGTTGTTGGCGTACCTTTCGATTCCGGCGTTTCCTACCGTCCCGGCGCCCGCTTCGGCGCGAACCATGTGCGTGAGGCCAGCCGCCTGCTGCGCCCGTACAACCCTGCCTGGGATGTCAGCCCGTTCGAGAACATCCAGGTGGCAGATGCTGGCGACATGGCGGTGAACCCGTTCAACATCAACGAGGCCATCGAGACAATCCAGCAGAACGCCCTGGACCTCACGGCCAACGGCAGCAAGCTCGTCACCCTGGGTGGCGACCACACCATCGCCCTTCCGCTCCTGAGGGCAGCAGCAGAGCGCGCCGGTGAGCCGGTGGCCATGCTCCACTTCGACGCACACCTGGACACCTGGGACACCTACTTCGGCGCTGAATACACGCACGGCACGCCGTTCCGCCGCGCAGTGGAAGAAGGCATCCTGGACACGGAGGCCATCAGCCACGTGGGTACCCGCGGTCCGCTGTATGGCAAGAAAGACCTCGACGACGACCACCGGTTTGGCTTCGGAATCGTCACCTCCGCTGACGTCTACTACCAGGGCGTCCTGGAGACAGTGGCCAAGATCCGCGACCGCATCGGAAGCCGTCCGCTGTACATCTCGGTGGACATCGACGTCCTGGATCCTGCACACGCGCCCGGCACCGGTACCCCCGAAGCCGGCGGCATCACCAGCCGTGAACTGCTCGAGATCATCCGTGGTTTCCGTGGCATGAACCTCGTCGGTGCTGACATCGTGGAAGTTGCCCCGGCTTATGACCACGCCGAAATCACTGGCGTTGCCGGCAGCCACGTTGCTTATGAACTGGTAACCCTCATGGCGGACAACGCGGTTGCAGGCGACCGCCACGGCGCGCCGAACGGCTACGCCCAGCAGGCCCTCGGAGCACGCATGGCAGAACTCGCCCAGGCAACCGGCACGGCTGGAGAGACGCGATGATCGATTTCGATCCGGGCACTGCCGCGCCCACCAAGGGCACTGATCAGCGCAACGGTGGGGACCTCGTCGTCGAGACCCTCGAAGCGCTTGGCGCGAAGACTGTCTTTGGTATCCCGGGCCAGCACGCCTTGGGTCTCTTTGACGCCATGGGCCGCGGCAACCTGCACTTCGTGTCTTCACGAGTGGAGAACAATTCGGCATTCGCAGCTGATGGCTACTCCCGCGCCACTGGCGAAGTGGGCGTACTGTTCCTATCCACCGGTCCCGGCGCGCTGACCTCCCTTGCTGGTTTGCAGGAGGCCTACGCCACCGGTGTTCCGATGGTGGTTGTTGCCAGCCAGATTCCGCTTGAGGGCCTGGGCGCTCGCCGCAAGGGCATGCTGCATCAATTGGATGACCAGAAGGCTTCGGCTGCGAACGTCACCAAGAGCCAGCGCCTGATCCAGCACGCCTCTGGAATCCCATCGGCCATCCAGGACGCCTGGACCGAGGCGATTTCATCTCCGCAGGGTCCGGTGTGGATCGAGATTCCGCATAACGTCCTGCTGGATCCGATCATGGTCCCGCCGGTGGAGGACGCACTCGCCGAGGCCGCAGACAACCCTCCACGCGTCGAGCTGATCCGCGAGGCCGTGAAGTGGCTTTCGACGGCGGAACGTCCGGCGATCATCGCAGGCGGCGGTACGCGCCGTGGCCGGGCTGAGAAGTCGCTGCTCTCCATTGCCGAGCAGCTGCGCGCACCGGTGATCTGCACCCCTGGCGGCAACGGAGCGTTTCCGTGGAAGCATGAGTTGTCCTTGCAGTCGTGGATCGAGGACCGGTACATGACCGATGTCCTGGAAGATGCAGACGTACTCATCGTCATCGGTTCGTCCCTGGGTGAAGTGACGTCCAACTACTTCACGTTCGAGCCCCGCGGCCGCATCATCCAGATCGATGCCGAACCCCGCGTCCTCGAATCCAACCGGCCAGGCCTGGGCATCCGCGCCGACGCCGGGCAGGCGCTCGCAGCCCTGGACGAAGCTCTCGCAGCAGCCGGTGCCGCTGACACGGTGACGCGTTCCTGGCACGGCACCGCACCTGAGGACCTGGTGAAGGAGTCCCTGGCCAAGGTGAAGGCCCGCTTGGAATCACAGGACCTGGCCAAGGAACTGAAGTTCATGGCCGACATCCGCGAGGCTGTCCCGGCTGATATGCAGACGTTCTGGGACATGACCATCTCCGCGTACTGGGGCTGGAGCTGCTGGGATGCTCGCGAGGGCCAGTTCCATTCCGCGCAGGGTGCTGGTGGCCTCGGCTACGGTTTCCCGGCAGCCATCGGCGGCGCCGTGGGATTGGAAACCACGGGCAAACCCAGCAGGGTTCTGGCTGTATCCGGTGACGGTTCCTCCATGTACTCAATCTCCGAACTTGCCACGGCGAAGCAGCACAACATCCCGGTCACCTGGCTGATCGTGGACGACGGCGGCTACGGCATCCTCCGCGAATACATGGTGGGCGCTTTCGGCAAGGCCACGGCCACCGAGCTTGCACGACCAGACTTCGTCAAGCTGGCCGAGTCCTTCGGCGTGCCGGCCCTCCGGGTGGCCCCGGAGGAAGTGGGGGACGCTCTCAAGGAGTCCTTCGAAGCTGACGGCCCCAACGTCGTCGTGGTTGAGACGCTGCTGAAGATGTTCGGCCCCACCCACCTGGACCACTAAACCGCCGTAGTCAGTCAGCCCCCGCACGTTTCCGTGCGGGGGCTGACTGCGTTTAACATCCAGTTGCTGATCTGCGCCGAGTTCGCCGGGAATCTTGCGAGTTCGCCCGGAAGTCTCGGACGTTCTGGCATTGTTCCCGCGTTTTCGACGGCGGGACCTCCCAGGACCTCCGGGACCGCTTGGCTTCTTTAGTTTCCCAAAGCAATCATTATGGGTTATAGTTGCTTTAGGCAAACAAAAAAGGGGTGTTTTCCATGTCCGTCGGTTCTGCCACAGCAACCGATCTTGTGCATCAAATATTCGACCTCCAGCGCACTCTGCGCTGCGTGGTAACCGCCCACATGGCCCGCGTTCCCGACGTCGGGATGGCGGTCCAAGGCGTCATGCGCTTTATCGGCGAGGGGGAGACCCGGGCAACAGCACTGGCTGCCCGCCTGGGCGTCAGCGCGCCGGTCCTGAGCAGGCATGTGGCCGAACTGGAGGAACTTGGCTTCGTCGCCAGGCGGCCTGATCCGGCGGACGGCAGGGCCCAGCTCCTTGCCCTGACGGAGGATGGCGCGGCGAAGCTGCGCGACTTCGAAGAACAACGCAGCGTGAGGCTGCGGGATTACCTGGCGGATTGGAGCGAGGCTGACGCCCTCGAGGCCTCCCAGGTCATCAACAAACTCACCACGTCCCTCAAGGACTCAATCCGGGCAACGGCGGCCGGCTCCACTACGACGACTCACACAGCTTAGGAGCCACGCATGGCCACACCAATTCAGAATGCCGCCCTGGGGAATACCGCAGCACCCATGACCCACCGGCAAATCATGGAAGCCCTCACAGGTCTTCTCGCTGCCTTCTTCACCGCGATCCTCAGCAGCACAATCGTCGCCAATGCGCTGCCAACCATCATGTCCGAACTCAAGGGCACGCAAACTGACTTCGCCTGGGTCATCACCGCCGCTTTGCTGGCGAACGCAGCCACTACACCCATCTGGGGAAAGCTCGCTGACCTCTTCGACAAGAAGCTCCTGGTTCAGCTGAGCATCATTATTTTCGTGGCGGGCTCCGTCATGGCCGGCTTGTCCGAGACGATTCCGCTGCTGCTTACTGCGCGTGTCATTCAAGGCATCGCCATGGGTGGCCTCACCGCCCTGGCCCAGGCAATCATCGGTTCCATGATCCCGCCGCGGGATCGTGGTAAGTACTCCGGCTACATGGGTGCCGTGATGGCGGTGGGCACTGCCGGCGGCCCGCTGCTGGGTGGTTTCATTGTGGACAGCCCGCTCGGCTGGCGCTGGACCTTCTTCGTCTGCGTGCCACTGGCTGTGATTGCGCTCATTTTGCTTCAGGTGACCCTGAAGATCCAGCACATCAAGCGTCCTGCCAAGATCGACTGGCTCGGCTCCATCCTGCTGACCTCCGGCGTAAGCCTGCTCCTGATCTGGGTTTCCTTCGCCGGCAACCCGGACTACTACGACTGGTTCTCCTGGCAGTCAGCCCTCATGGTGGGCGGCGGCGTAGTGCTGCTGGCGTTGCTGGTGCTGGTGGAAACCAAGGTTGCCCAGCCGATCATTCCGCTCAAGATCATCTCCGAGCGCACCACCGCACTTGCCATCATCGCGTCGATCGCGGTCGGTATCGCCATGTTCGGATCCTCTACGTTCCTCGGCCAGTACTTCCAGGTTGCCCGTGGAGCCACACCCACTGAGGCTGGCCTGTTGACGCTGCCAATGATCGCCGGCAACCTCATTGGTTCTGTGGCATCGGGCGTCCTGATCAGCCGCTTTGGCAAATGGAAGCGGTTCCTGATCGCAGGCTCCGTGCTCCTGATCGGCGGCCTCGCCTTCGCCGGCACCATGGACCACACCACTGAACTGTGGATCGTTGCCATCTACACCGGTGTGTTCGGCCTCGGCTTGGGCATGCTCATGCAGAACCTGGTGCTCGCCGTGCAGAACACGGTCCAGGCCAAGGACATTGGAACGGCCAGTGCCTCGGTGGCCTTCTTCCGCTCTGTGGGTGGCGCAATCGGTGTGTCCGTCCTTGGTGCCATCATGTCCAACCACGTGAAGGACCTGGCAGTTGAAGGCATGGCCGCCGCCGGTATTCCGGTCCAAGGTGGAGGGTCCGGTGCCAGTATGGACCTGGCCGATATGCCTGCTCCCATCGCGGACATCATGCGCGCCGCTTACGGGGACGCCACCGCACAGATCTTCCTGATCTCCGCGATCATCAGCGTAGTGGCACTCCTGGCCGTGCTGTTCATCAAGGAACGCCCGCTGCGGCGCACTGTCGACGCGGCGCCGGAGAAGGAACTCGTGGCGACGGCGTCCGGAGATGCTGCCATGTCCCTGGATACCACTTCCCTGGATACAGCCGATTCC
This genomic stretch from Micrococcaceae bacterium Sec5.1 harbors:
- the speB gene encoding agmatinase: MEELRIEANGNLGPIDSSRIPRYAGAATYARLPRLDQVSKADVTVVGVPFDSGVSYRPGARFGANHVREASRLLRPYNPAWDVSPFENIQVADAGDMAVNPFNINEAIETIQQNALDLTANGSKLVTLGGDHTIALPLLRAAAERAGEPVAMLHFDAHLDTWDTYFGAEYTHGTPFRRAVEEGILDTEAISHVGTRGPLYGKKDLDDDHRFGFGIVTSADVYYQGVLETVAKIRDRIGSRPLYISVDIDVLDPAHAPGTGTPEAGGITSRELLEIIRGFRGMNLVGADIVEVAPAYDHAEITGVAGSHVAYELVTLMADNAVAGDRHGAPNGYAQQALGARMAELAQATGTAGETR
- a CDS encoding amino acid transporter; translation: MTTLTRPPADPADRLKKAFHLKSWLLEGMPDTSGKRQGPHGQPAEAHKPQAWWKVMCLTGLDYFSTLGYQPAIAALAAGLLSPLATLLLVFVTLAGALPVYRRVARESPRGEGSIAMLERLLPRWGGKLFVLALLGFAATDFMITITLSAADATAHLIENPFAPHFLEGQQVVITLALIAGLGIVFLRGFKEAINVAVVLVAAFLALNLVVVIVSIGHVFTESRVISDWWTALNTSHGDPILMIALALLVFPRLALGLSGFETGVAVMPQIKGHASDTEANPAGRIKGAHKLLTTAAIIMSSFLITSSFTTVMLIPAAEFEPGEKADGRALAFLAHKFLGDGFGTVYDVSTIAILWFAGASAMAGLLNLVPRYLPRYGMAPAWVRALRPLVLVFTVIAFIVTIIFQADVNAQGGAYATGVLVLITSASIAVTLSARRKKQRAQVIGFGLVSLVFIYTTVVNSIERPDGLKIAALFILGIMVVSFISRIRRAFELRATHIKMDQTALEFTANNVDGPVRIIAHEPKHLSAGRYREKLQHAQQANHLPLDCDAVFIEIIVDDSSDFEQELQVVGKLRHGFKILEVHSNNVPNTLAAVLLHIRDVTGFMPHIYFRWTEGNPISNLSKFLFFGEGEIAPVTREVLREAEPDITRRPWVHVG
- a CDS encoding MFS transporter; translated protein: MATPIQNAALGNTAAPMTHRQIMEALTGLLAAFFTAILSSTIVANALPTIMSELKGTQTDFAWVITAALLANAATTPIWGKLADLFDKKLLVQLSIIIFVAGSVMAGLSETIPLLLTARVIQGIAMGGLTALAQAIIGSMIPPRDRGKYSGYMGAVMAVGTAGGPLLGGFIVDSPLGWRWTFFVCVPLAVIALILLQVTLKIQHIKRPAKIDWLGSILLTSGVSLLLIWVSFAGNPDYYDWFSWQSALMVGGGVVLLALLVLVETKVAQPIIPLKIISERTTALAIIASIAVGIAMFGSSTFLGQYFQVARGATPTEAGLLTLPMIAGNLIGSVASGVLISRFGKWKRFLIAGSVLLIGGLAFAGTMDHTTELWIVAIYTGVFGLGLGMLMQNLVLAVQNTVQAKDIGTASASVAFFRSVGGAIGVSVLGAIMSNHVKDLAVEGMAAAGIPVQGGGSGASMDLADMPAPIADIMRAAYGDATAQIFLISAIISVVALLAVLFIKERPLRRTVDAAPEKELVATASGDAAMSLDTTSLDTADSPVGQIGTSDDGARHVGAEPAVSGGARQVPVGERQGPATDSGSDLDLEFARILTQERPQATADVKELQEQLSRTQYVLAEQQLQLSRANVELQARLREQQTVAEQQAHTAEKLAALRKELKRERRQQERMALILLQGVEARSDHGKHAG
- a CDS encoding thiamine pyrophosphate-binding protein encodes the protein MIDFDPGTAAPTKGTDQRNGGDLVVETLEALGAKTVFGIPGQHALGLFDAMGRGNLHFVSSRVENNSAFAADGYSRATGEVGVLFLSTGPGALTSLAGLQEAYATGVPMVVVASQIPLEGLGARRKGMLHQLDDQKASAANVTKSQRLIQHASGIPSAIQDAWTEAISSPQGPVWIEIPHNVLLDPIMVPPVEDALAEAADNPPRVELIREAVKWLSTAERPAIIAGGGTRRGRAEKSLLSIAEQLRAPVICTPGGNGAFPWKHELSLQSWIEDRYMTDVLEDADVLIVIGSSLGEVTSNYFTFEPRGRIIQIDAEPRVLESNRPGLGIRADAGQALAALDEALAAAGAADTVTRSWHGTAPEDLVKESLAKVKARLESQDLAKELKFMADIREAVPADMQTFWDMTISAYWGWSCWDAREGQFHSAQGAGGLGYGFPAAIGGAVGLETTGKPSRVLAVSGDGSSMYSISELATAKQHNIPVTWLIVDDGGYGILREYMVGAFGKATATELARPDFVKLAESFGVPALRVAPEEVGDALKESFEADGPNVVVVETLLKMFGPTHLDH
- a CDS encoding cupin domain-containing protein, encoding MKALPVEPSNVPVAIGSRIRAARQAQRLTIEQVADATGLTKGFLSRVERDLTSPSVASLVTLCQVLSVSVGDLFAAPETHLTRRDDGPRISLGGQGIVERLLTARSERRLQILQATIEPRGRGENELYAVDCDVDVLHVVKGRIKLILTNEEYDLEEGDTLSFPGREPHTWVNPTDETVEVLWILVPAASR
- a CDS encoding MarR family transcriptional regulator, translating into MSVGSATATDLVHQIFDLQRTLRCVVTAHMARVPDVGMAVQGVMRFIGEGETRATALAARLGVSAPVLSRHVAELEELGFVARRPDPADGRAQLLALTEDGAAKLRDFEEQRSVRLRDYLADWSEADALEASQVINKLTTSLKDSIRATAAGSTTTTHTA